The Setaria italica strain Yugu1 chromosome IX, Setaria_italica_v2.0, whole genome shotgun sequence genome has a window encoding:
- the LOC101754314 gene encoding probable cytokinin riboside 5'-monophosphate phosphoribohydrolase LOGL10 — translation MTMRQSRFKRICVFCGSSQGKKRSYHDAAIELGNELVARSVDLVYGGGSIGLMGLVSQAVYDGGRHVIGVIPKTLMTPEISGETVGEVRPVADMHQRKAEMARQSDAFIALPGGYGTLEELLEVITWAQLGIHHKPVGLLNVDGYYNSLLTFIDKAVEEGFINPSARRIIVLAPTAQELMDKLEEYVPYHDRVASTLNWEMGHLGY, via the exons ATGACGATGAGGCAGTCGAGGTTCAAGAGGATCTGCGTCTTCTGCGGCAGCAGCCAGGGCAAGAAGCGGAGCTACCATGACGCCGCCATTGAGCTCGGCAACGAGCTG GTGGCCCGGAGCGTCGACCTGGtgtacggcggcggcagcatcggGCTCATGGGGCTCGTCTCCCAGGCCGTGtacgacggcggccgccacgtCATCGG GGTCATTCCCAAGACGCTCATGACACCAGAG ATAAGCGGCGAGACGGTCGGGGAGGTGCGGCCGGTGGCCGACATGCACCAGAGGAAGGCGGAGATGGCGCGGCAGTCCGACGCATTCATCGCGCTGCCCG GAGGGTATGGGACgctggaggagctgctcgaGGTCATCACGTGGGCGCAGCTGGGCATCCATCACAAGCCG GTCGGGCTACTGAACGTGGACGGCTACTACAACTCGCTGCTGACCTTCATCGACAAGGCCGTGGAGGAAGGGTTCATCAACCCCAGCGCCCGCCGCATCATCGTGCTCGCGCCCACCGCGCAGGAGCTCATGGACAAGCTCGAG GAGTACGTGCCTTATCACGACAGGGTGGCGTCCACGCTCAACTGGGAGATGGGCCACCTAGGCTACTGA